One segment of Paenibacillus sp. FSL R7-0337 DNA contains the following:
- a CDS encoding ATP-binding protein: MRKVNIRRLAGIGIFFFIIFSLIFIIFSLTRPPQSEVRVNKGVLDLSNWNLEQQGAVKLDGEWEFYPDELLSPEDFRLVQYDSPPDYFKVPGTWRGKNPDGGMSSRGSGTYRLQVLLRDTNEILGLKIRSIRMSHRLFIGGQEEGASGLPSTDKGAFQPGNTPYSVFFHPDARKLEIVIQVSNYNFVTGGIVNSLTLGAQEDITRRNMIQIGADIGVILILAMFGAYHLSFYFIGRQEKEYLLSGFFLLFLALQNSLYGEKVFQRLLPSVPFDFSYKLLDVSHFLSAILIIVFFCTVESHLMSLRRLKLILTPFMVYLVMVVLLPYGVHIRVKYFFIFYLWIVMLGIVARMVYLYIRRQSQVADRAELMLFIGGAISLIIYLMNDGLYSENIVQSNFTGRCGVIAFIVLINILLAVRFSNAYAKAEILSRKLWTANQLKDEFLMNTSHEIKTPLHGIMNMTSFLLENQEENLHAGQKQNLWLIKDTSTKLSMLIQDLIDVSRLRHGELRLHQTAVDLRVAVQIVYDILRFELAGKEVQLLNQVEAGTWVLADESRLRQVMYNLVHNAIKHTSHGSIQITARAAGSEVSIEVEDTGTGISEENHAAIFEYFEQVDRLLPEDGYTGMGVGLYISRKLVERMGGVIRVDWSEKGKGTCMVFTLPVVDPIPEYQQTAVSGPYALHADVDYTVLDVLDREGQTILIVDDEASNIHTLLNILRRHDYNVLIAFSAKEALTKLQEYQQVDLVILDIMMPGTSGIELCETLRSRHSILDLPILFATVKDAPSDIALGFRAGANDFVTKPFESETLMARIHNLLAMKSSIQEAIRHEQAFHQAQIKPHFLYNAMSSIISFCYTDGVKAAYLLTMLSQYMRFILDMDRSTLVIPLYRELELIQAYVEIEQARFGERFDYSSQVDDSLKTVNIPSLCIQPFIENAIRHGLFEKEGQGKVVLKIQAGDGYMKISVEDNGVGIPADLLYTLNSRGELQGSIGIQNIRKRLDTIPGASLSIHSEAGSGTKVTIYLPLSGGGPGQGASEE; the protein is encoded by the coding sequence GTGAGAAAGGTAAATATCCGCAGACTTGCGGGAATCGGCATATTCTTCTTTATTATCTTTTCTTTAATCTTCATAATCTTCTCACTGACCCGCCCTCCTCAAAGTGAGGTAAGAGTGAACAAGGGAGTACTGGATCTGTCCAATTGGAATCTTGAGCAGCAGGGAGCCGTGAAGTTGGATGGTGAATGGGAGTTCTATCCGGATGAGCTGCTGAGCCCTGAGGATTTCCGGCTAGTACAGTATGATTCTCCGCCTGACTATTTTAAGGTTCCCGGTACCTGGCGCGGCAAGAATCCCGATGGCGGGATGAGCAGCAGGGGTTCTGGCACCTACCGTCTGCAGGTATTGCTTAGGGATACCAATGAAATACTCGGCTTAAAAATAAGAAGCATCCGAATGTCCCACCGTCTGTTCATTGGTGGACAGGAGGAGGGGGCCAGCGGGCTTCCTTCTACCGACAAAGGTGCGTTTCAACCCGGAAATACACCTTATTCGGTATTTTTTCACCCGGATGCCCGCAAGCTCGAGATTGTGATCCAAGTCTCTAACTATAATTTTGTCACCGGTGGAATTGTGAACTCCCTCACGCTTGGAGCACAAGAGGACATCACCCGGCGCAACATGATACAGATCGGTGCGGATATTGGAGTCATTTTGATCTTGGCCATGTTCGGTGCCTATCACCTCAGCTTCTATTTTATTGGGCGCCAAGAGAAGGAGTATTTGCTTAGCGGATTTTTCTTATTATTTCTGGCCTTGCAGAACTCCTTGTACGGGGAGAAGGTGTTTCAGCGTCTCCTGCCGTCTGTTCCCTTTGATTTTTCGTATAAGCTGCTGGATGTCAGCCACTTCCTTAGCGCGATACTGATTATTGTGTTCTTTTGTACCGTAGAGTCGCACCTGATGTCGCTGCGCAGGCTGAAGCTGATTCTTACCCCGTTTATGGTGTATCTTGTTATGGTTGTGCTTTTGCCGTACGGGGTGCATATTCGTGTGAAATATTTCTTTATATTCTATCTCTGGATCGTTATGCTCGGCATTGTAGCGAGAATGGTCTATTTATATATCCGCAGGCAGAGTCAAGTGGCAGACCGTGCGGAGCTGATGCTGTTCATTGGCGGTGCCATCTCGCTGATAATCTATCTGATGAATGACGGCCTCTATTCCGAGAATATTGTGCAGAGTAATTTTACAGGAAGATGCGGAGTTATTGCATTTATTGTGCTCATTAATATCCTGCTGGCCGTAAGGTTCTCGAATGCGTATGCCAAAGCAGAGATTCTATCCCGTAAGCTATGGACAGCGAACCAGCTTAAGGACGAATTCCTGATGAACACCTCTCATGAGATCAAGACTCCGCTCCATGGAATTATGAATATGACCTCGTTTCTACTGGAGAATCAGGAAGAGAATCTGCATGCAGGCCAGAAGCAGAACCTGTGGCTGATCAAGGATACATCCACGAAGCTGTCGATGCTGATCCAGGATCTGATCGATGTCAGCCGGCTGAGGCACGGAGAACTGCGACTGCACCAGACCGCTGTTGATCTGAGAGTGGCTGTCCAAATCGTCTATGATATTCTCCGGTTCGAGCTGGCGGGCAAAGAGGTGCAGCTGCTCAACCAGGTGGAAGCTGGTACCTGGGTACTCGCGGATGAGAGCAGGCTGCGGCAGGTGATGTATAACCTGGTTCATAACGCGATCAAGCATACCAGTCACGGATCGATTCAGATTACAGCAAGAGCAGCCGGGAGTGAGGTCTCCATTGAAGTGGAGGATACCGGAACGGGGATATCGGAAGAGAACCATGCGGCGATCTTTGAATATTTCGAGCAGGTGGACAGGCTGCTGCCGGAGGACGGATATACCGGAATGGGAGTAGGGCTGTATATCAGCAGGAAGCTGGTGGAGCGTATGGGCGGTGTGATTCGGGTGGATTGGTCCGAGAAGGGCAAGGGAACCTGCATGGTATTTACACTGCCCGTAGTCGACCCTATTCCCGAATATCAGCAGACTGCCGTATCCGGACCTTATGCGCTGCATGCTGATGTTGATTATACGGTGCTTGATGTACTGGACCGGGAAGGGCAGACCATTCTGATTGTAGACGATGAGGCCTCCAACATCCATACACTGCTGAATATTCTCCGCCGTCATGATTATAATGTGTTGATAGCCTTCTCCGCCAAGGAGGCGTTGACCAAACTGCAGGAATATCAGCAAGTGGATCTTGTCATTCTGGATATCATGATGCCGGGTACATCGGGCATAGAATTATGCGAAACACTGCGTAGCCGCCATTCTATACTGGATCTGCCGATCCTGTTCGCCACGGTTAAGGATGCGCCTTCTGATATTGCGCTGGGCTTCCGGGCCGGGGCGAATGATTTTGTGACCAAGCCCTTTGAGAGCGAGACGCTGATGGCCCGGATTCATAATCTGCTGGCCATGAAATCGTCGATCCAGGAAGCGATCCGGCATGAGCAGGCGTTCCATCAAGCCCAGATCAAACCGCATTTCCTGTATAATGCGATGAGCAGTATCATCTCATTCTGTTATACCGATGGCGTCAAGGCTGCTTATCTGTTAACCATGCTCAGCCAATATATGCGCTTTATTCTGGATATGGACCGCTCCACACTCGTCATTCCTTTGTACCGGGAGCTGGAGCTGATTCAAGCCTATGTGGAAATTGAACAAGCCCGCTTCGGGGAGAGGTTCGACTATAGCAGCCAGGTGGATGATTCCCTGAAGACCGTGAATATCCCTTCCCTCTGCATCCAGCCGTTCATTGAGAATGCCATCCGTCATGGACTGTTCGAGAAGGAGGGACAAGGTAAGGTTGTCTTAAAGATTCAGGCTGGTGACGGATATATGAAGATCTCAGTTGAAGATAACGGTGTCGGCATTCCCGCTGATCTGTTATATACATTGAACAGTCGAGGAGAGCTGCAAGGAAGCATTGGTATTCAGAATATCCGCAAGCGTCTGGATACGATTCCGGGAGCCAGCTTAAGCATTCATTCGGAAGCAGGCAGCGGTACGAAGGTTACGATCTATCTGCCGCTCAGCGGTGGCGGCCCCGGGCAAGGGGCTTCTGAGGAGTAG
- a CDS encoding carbohydrate ABC transporter permease, whose protein sequence is MTTNHNKAGKIILEVILVLLSLLFLYPLFLTIINSLKSFGEVMTDVIALPQKLTFSNYSYVWEFINYPRLFLNNFIITGVGLLGIVFISSIAAYKLARTKTRWSGVLYFLCIMPMLIPFQSIMLTVLQTAKNLNLSESTWGLGLLYWGFGAPLAVFIYHGFVKGIPTEIDESATIDGASGFRLFFSVIFPLLKSVTTTIVIIDVMWIWNDFLLPLLMVNGSPETKTLTLAAYTFVGQYTSDWQYAMTAMVMAVLPSIVVFIFLQKYIVKGVVAGAVKG, encoded by the coding sequence ATGACAACCAACCACAACAAGGCAGGCAAGATCATCCTGGAGGTTATTCTGGTCCTCTTGTCTCTGCTGTTCCTGTACCCGCTGTTTCTGACCATTATCAACTCGCTCAAAAGCTTCGGCGAGGTCATGACCGATGTCATCGCCCTGCCGCAGAAGCTGACCTTCAGCAACTACTCCTATGTCTGGGAGTTCATCAACTATCCGCGGCTGTTCCTGAACAACTTTATCATTACAGGTGTCGGCCTGCTCGGTATCGTATTCATCTCCTCCATCGCCGCCTATAAGCTGGCCCGGACCAAGACCAGATGGAGCGGTGTCCTGTATTTCCTGTGCATTATGCCAATGCTGATCCCGTTCCAATCGATTATGCTGACGGTCCTCCAGACCGCTAAGAACCTCAACCTGTCGGAGAGCACTTGGGGACTGGGTCTCCTGTACTGGGGCTTCGGCGCTCCGCTGGCGGTATTCATCTATCACGGCTTCGTGAAGGGTATCCCGACAGAGATTGACGAGAGCGCGACGATTGACGGGGCTTCCGGCTTCCGCCTGTTCTTCAGCGTGATCTTCCCGCTGCTGAAATCGGTCACCACCACCATTGTGATCATCGATGTCATGTGGATCTGGAATGACTTCCTGCTCCCGCTGCTAATGGTCAATGGTTCACCGGAGACGAAGACGTTAACGCTGGCGGCTTACACCTTCGTGGGCCAGTATACCTCGGACTGGCAGTATGCCATGACCGCTATGGTAATGGCAGTGCTTCCTTCGATCGTGGTCTTCATCTTCCTGCAGAAATACATTGTGAAGGGCGTTGTGGCGGGGGCGGTTAAGGGCTGA
- a CDS encoding response regulator, protein MFRTMIVEDERPILDLMKVLVGQNSNYSIVGAFTNPVEALANLQELQPDIVFIDVEMPRMNGLQLAVHIHEQLGQAEIVFTTAYKDYALEAFEVSALDYILKPVTPQAIQRVTGRLFKHRSTLIPADTIKSNFSVRCFGEFEVLNPEGLPVHFRTRRTEELFAYLLCHPGRYISKWKLIDLLWQDAKGERGLSNLHNTLYLLKKVLKENEIPMSIQKLNDGYRLDTANKHYDLLLYHQLQQVHNEGRLTTEQAEELCSLYQGPLLEGKNYLWKIPLEEAYFKQYTAMVRELAAAELTAGNGAAAELRLEQYLSLYPLEEEISRLLIGMYRGRGAMDNINRLYKQFEAACKNELGLELSPEIKNEWLQAH, encoded by the coding sequence ATGTTTCGGACGATGATTGTTGAGGATGAACGGCCAATCCTGGATTTAATGAAGGTGCTGGTTGGCCAAAATAGCAATTACAGCATTGTAGGAGCTTTTACGAATCCGGTAGAGGCCTTGGCGAATCTGCAGGAGCTGCAGCCGGATATCGTGTTCATTGATGTGGAGATGCCGAGGATGAACGGGCTGCAGCTTGCAGTGCATATTCATGAGCAGCTGGGTCAGGCGGAGATTGTGTTCACAACAGCTTATAAGGATTATGCGCTAGAAGCATTTGAAGTAAGTGCACTTGATTATATTCTTAAGCCCGTCACGCCACAAGCGATTCAGCGGGTCACCGGGCGGCTGTTCAAGCACCGGTCAACCCTCATTCCCGCAGATACCATCAAGTCTAACTTCTCTGTCCGCTGCTTCGGTGAATTTGAAGTCCTTAATCCGGAGGGACTCCCGGTTCATTTCCGAACCCGCCGGACCGAGGAATTGTTCGCTTATCTTCTGTGCCACCCTGGACGGTATATCAGCAAGTGGAAGCTCATTGATTTGTTGTGGCAGGATGCGAAGGGAGAGCGGGGATTATCCAATCTGCATAATACCCTGTACCTGTTAAAAAAGGTCCTGAAAGAGAACGAAATTCCGATGAGCATACAGAAGCTTAATGACGGTTACAGGCTGGACACGGCAAATAAACATTATGATCTCCTTCTGTATCATCAACTGCAGCAGGTCCACAATGAGGGCAGACTGACCACAGAACAAGCCGAAGAGCTCTGTTCGCTGTATCAGGGGCCGCTGCTGGAAGGCAAGAATTACTTATGGAAAATCCCGTTAGAGGAAGCTTACTTCAAGCAATATACAGCAATGGTCCGGGAATTGGCGGCTGCGGAGCTTACAGCTGGAAATGGAGCAGCAGCAGAATTACGTCTTGAGCAATACTTGTCGCTGTATCCGCTGGAGGAGGAAATAAGCCGCCTGTTAATCGGTATGTACCGGGGACGCGGCGCAATGGACAATATCAACAGACTCTATAAGCAGTTTGAAGCGGCTTGTAAAAATGAGCTGGGGCTTGAGCTATCGCCAGAAATCAAGAATGAATGGCTGCAGGCTCATTAG
- a CDS encoding sugar ABC transporter permease, producing MLKTPGKRWREKFEFGIFTLPVLICIAVAFYIPFAMTIRYSMTKWNGISKHPKFVGLDNFKQIFSGDTNFSDAAWFTIKYAVLYIIIVNVLAILLAVLLDMKLRSTSWLRAAFFIPYILSLVIVGFIWKFIFMQGFNSLGESTGWAIFDLSWLGRPGLAFISILGVSIWQSIGFYLVIYIAGLQSVPEDLKEAATVDGAGPLRRFFSITLPLLAPSITISVFMALTNSIKVFDVILSLTGGGPGGTTYSIAYDIYRDTFQNNLYGYGTAKALILFLAVLVVTIIQLTVFKRREVEA from the coding sequence ATGTTAAAAACACCCGGCAAAAGATGGCGCGAGAAATTCGAATTCGGAATCTTTACTCTCCCGGTTCTGATCTGTATCGCTGTAGCCTTCTATATCCCCTTCGCCATGACCATCCGCTATTCAATGACCAAGTGGAACGGGATCTCCAAGCACCCCAAGTTCGTCGGGCTGGATAATTTCAAGCAGATCTTCTCCGGCGATACCAACTTCTCGGATGCCGCCTGGTTCACGATTAAATACGCGGTGCTCTACATTATCATAGTCAACGTGCTGGCGATTCTGCTGGCGGTGCTGCTGGACATGAAGCTGAGAAGCACCTCCTGGCTGAGAGCAGCCTTCTTCATCCCTTATATCCTCAGTCTGGTCATTGTCGGCTTCATCTGGAAGTTCATCTTCATGCAGGGCTTCAACTCACTGGGCGAGAGCACCGGCTGGGCAATCTTCGATCTCAGCTGGCTTGGGAGACCGGGACTGGCCTTCATCTCCATCCTGGGCGTATCCATCTGGCAGTCGATCGGGTTCTATCTGGTCATCTACATTGCCGGTCTGCAGTCTGTGCCTGAGGATCTCAAGGAAGCCGCTACAGTAGACGGTGCCGGGCCGCTGAGACGATTCTTCAGCATTACGCTGCCGCTGCTTGCCCCATCGATCACGATCTCTGTGTTCATGGCACTCACCAATTCGATCAAGGTATTCGATGTCATCCTGTCGCTGACCGGCGGCGGTCCCGGCGGAACTACGTATAGTATCGCTTATGATATCTACCGGGATACGTTCCAGAACAATCTGTACGGCTACGGTACAGCCAAAGCGCTCATTCTGTTCCTCGCCGTGCTAGTCGTAACGATCATCCAGCTGACCGTCTTTAAACGGAGAGAGGTAGAGGCCTAA